TGACGGGGCCCTCCTCGTCCTCCACGTCGTCCGCGAGGGCGGCATCGCCTTTCGATTTCCCCCTTCGCGCACTCCCTCAATTCGCAGTAATGCATAAGGTTCCTGGCTAAAAGGACGAATGGCCGGAGTGTGCGACGTGGCTGCGAGCCACTATGGGGACGACTGGCCCGGGGTGATTGTGTGCTGTCGAGTGCTTAATGCCGTTCCGTCCCAAGTGGGGGTGGCGGCACCCTCTCCGTTCCCGGCACCCCTTCTTTTGAAACTGAAGATCCATTACCATCACTTCTCGTTCACATTGACGAGTAAATGGCCTGCAGTTGGTGACTGGGGGCGGGAGTGGTGAATGATGCGTGAACGTAAGCGTAGAAGATGGGGCGTTCCGGGCGGGGTCGCAGCGCTCACGTTCTCGATCCTGACTGCGACGCCGGCGCTGGCTGATGAGTCGGTCGAGGGACTCCAGCAGGTCTCGATTCCGGCAGGTGCGGAGATCGTTGAGGGGACGGCTGCGGAGCCTCCCCGAGTCGGGCTCTCCAAGGCTGCCCCGTCATCCAGTGCATGCCTCGGCCCTGTCGCCGCCTACGGAGTCCAGGGCTGTTTCCAGCATTACGGTGACACCATCTGGTCGGGCGACACGGTGGCGGACGGCATGTCCGCGGCTGTCGGGGTCTACACCGACTACGGTCGCGCCTCCTTCGTCTGCATCAACAAGCAGGGCGCGGGCAGCTGGGCCACGTGCAAGAAGGACTACTGGGAGGAGGGGGACGTGCAGCTTCGTGCCCTCCGCTATGACGGCGATACCGGAAAGTTCTACCAGCCCGAGGCGCGGTCCGGGTGGATTCCGGTCGACGGCCAATTCTGATCCCATAGCAATTACACACAAGGCAATCGGTCGCCTTTTGCGCACCGCACATCGAGGCCGGTTGTGGTTATCCATGGGATATGAACCGCACGCTTGATTTCAGGTTCTGAGTGCATTCGGGAGCTTCGGTGATGTGTTGCGACGCGGGGAAATGTCTCTGGAATGGACGGAGTTGATGTGAGTGGCGCCGTGGCTGCGCTGCTGACGGCAGGGCTGCTGGAGATTCGGTCCCTGGCAAGGCGGGCGCCGGCCGGGAGCGGGCTGCCCGACGCGGAAGGGCGACGGGCTGTCCTTTGTGGGGCCCCGCGCCAAAAAGAAGCTGAAGCGGGAACCCGGCCCGTGATTGCATGAGCCCCATGGTGTCTGCCGAGCGCTTGCTTGCCTTCGCGGTTATGTCGTTCCTTCTGATTGTGATCCCCGGGCCCAGCGTGCTGTTCGTGATCGGGCGGGCGTTGGCGCAGGGGCGGCGTGCCGCGTTGACCACCGTGGTGGGGAACACGCTGGGCGCCTATGTGCTCATCGTGGCCGTGGCTCTCGGGGTCGGGTCGATCGTGGAGCGTTCCGTCCTCGTGTTCACGGTGCTGAAACTGGCCGGTGCCGCCTACTTGGTGTACCTGGGCGTCAAGGCGTGGCGCCAACGTGGTTCGTTGCAGGCCGCGTTCACCGGTGGTGGGGCCGCGCAGAGCGGTCGGCGCACGCTGTGGGAGGGCTTCGCCGTCGGTGTCGCCAACCCGAAGACCATTGTGTTCTTCGCTGCCGTGCTGCCGCAGTTCGTCGACCGTACGCAAGGGCATGTCGTCGTGCAGATGCTGGTGCTCGGACTGGTTTTCAACATCATCGCGGTGGCTTCCGACAGTCTGTGGGGGCTGGTCGCGGCAACCGGACGGGACTGGTTCGCCCGCTCGCCTCGGCGGCTCTCGATGGTCGGAGGCGTCGGCGGGCTCACGATGGTCGGGCTCGGCGTCTCCATCGCTGTGACGGGTCGTAAGGACTGATCCCGCATGCGGAAGAGAGGGCAGAGCCGGCCGTCAGTGCGCGGGCGGTAGCGGCTGGAGCATCCGCACCTCGACCTCGCCCTCGCCCTCGCCCTCGCCGGAGAGCTTGGCCCACCAATGGTGGTAGCGGCTGTAGACCTGCGTCTCGCGGTCGTTGAGAAGAGCCGTCAAGGACTGGGCCTCAGTGGCGAGGCCGTCCCAGGTGGCCGCAGACAGCGGGTGGAACGCCGTGGCCTCGATGCCGTCGGCCGTGGGGCGCCACACGCCGGCGACGTAACCGTCCACCAGCAGGGTGGGCAGCACGTCGCCGTTGCGCCGGATCACGAGGGGGCGGTAGTCCGGGGGTATCACCCGGCTGCGATCGGCGTACGCGAGCAGAACGCTGTCCCACATGGCCATGAGGCGGGGCGGGGCGGGCGTGTCGGCGGGCGGCCTGGAAGCGCCCGGGAGGTCGAACAGCGCGCTGCCGTCCGGGCCTTGGAGCTGTTCGACGACGTCGCCCATGGTCTGGAGCACCGCGCGGACGGGGGCCCTCTGCACCATGGCGAACTGCGCCACGTCCGCGATCGACGCAGGCCCGAACCCCGCCAGATAGCGCAGGATCAAGGTCCGGAGCGCCTGGGCATCCACCACCCGGCCCCTGGGCGCGGGATCGCTGTCGGCCGCCGCGACGAAGGACGGCCGGAGGCCGAAGGACCACGGCGCGTCCGTCGGGGCGTGGTGCAGCGGCGCGTATCCCTTCAGCCCCCACCATCCGCCGTCCTTCTTCTCGGCGCCGAGCCGCTCCTCGGCCCACGCCTGCATCTCCGCGGAGGTCCGGGGCCGGCGGGCGAAGGCCAGCAGTTCCGGAACCAGTTCCTCGGCGTCCGCAGGAGTCAGTCCCGCGTCGGCGAACCGGGCGCCCAGCCGCGAGGCGTACAGCGTCGGCTGCATGGCCGCGCGGAAGGCCGGGTAGTCCCCGGCGTGCACGGCGTGGAGCGTGATGCGCATGAGGGTGGCCTTGACCACCGCCCGTTCGGTGAAGGCGGCGTCGAGCTCGGCCGGGGCGAAATCGGTGAGCCGGTTCCACAGGGCGATGTACGGGGAGGCCGGGTGCTGTGCCTGGAGTGCTGTCACCCGTCGCACTCCGTCCAGGACGCTCAGCGGCGCACGTGCCAGCAGGAGTTGGCGGCTGAGAGTCGCCCGGTTGAGTTCGCGTGCGGTGATCTTCACAGTTGAGGATTGTTCCCTGTTTCCGGCCGTCGCGGGCAGTTCCTAGGCCGGTCGACGGAGGTCCAGCATGCAGAAGACCTTGTCGTACCGGGCTTCGCCGACCGCCACGAAGTCGGGCAGCCGCCCGTACTCGGTGAAGCCCAGCGACCGGTACAGACGCAGAGCGGCGGTGTTGTCGCCCCGGGCGTCCAGGGTGAGGACCTCGATGTCCCGCTCCCGGGCATCGGCGATCAGGGCGGCGGTCAGCGCCCGGCCGACACCGCGACCGTGGGCGGCCCCGTCCACCGCGAGCTTCTCCAGATCCGCGTGCGGCCGATGGGTCGGCCGGGTGTAGCGGCGCCAGTACCCGAACCCGGCAAGAGCGCCGTCCACGTAGGCGGTCCGCAGGGACGCGTCCCCCGCCCGCACCGCGGAGACGACACCGCCGAGCAGCTCCGCCACCTCGTCCCGCGAAGGCGGATCGACCCAGCCCAGCGCGGCACCACCGGCGACCAGGCCGGCCAGGATCCGGTGGGCCGACTCCGCGAACCGGGCCTCCAGCTGTGGATCGGCCGCCAGCTCCCCGGCGTCCAGGACGACGGGCTCATCGCGGGACTCGTCGCGGGGCTGTGTGATCACGGGGGCAACTGTGCCAGCGCTGCGGAGGCCGCTCCGCGCCGGCTCCCCGTTCGGGTGAATAGTCGTTCCGGTTTGTCCTCTGTCGTCCGGTACGCATAGATTCCCGTCCATGCTGTCCGCGAACTGTTTTCTCTCAGCTCGCAGTTGAGCGACAACGCGACCCGTCATCATCGGCTGGGAGGGCCCCGCCCCTATGTCCGGAACCGTCGACCGGTGGACCACCGCACTGCGCAGAGCCTGGAAGGACGGCACGGCGTGGCCGTGGTGCCTGGCGGTCATCGCGGCGGCGTGCGGTTACGCCGTGGCCACCGTCTTCCACCCCGGGTACCTCAGCGCGGACAGCAACACCCAGCTGGGGCAGGCCCTCGGCGACGAGCCGGTGAACGACTGGCATCCACCGGTGATGGCGCTCGCATGGCGGATCCTCATCGGGATCACGGGGGACTTCGCCACCATGGCCGCCCTGCAGGCCGCCGTGCTGTGGGGGACGCTGTGGGTCCTCGCCCGGCTGGTGTGGAAGCGGACCGGCAGTCGCGGGCTCTCCCTCGTGGTTCTGGCCCTCGGTCTCGCGCCGCACATCATGAACCTCACCGGAGTGGTGTGGAAGGACGTGCACCTGGCGTACGCGCTCCTCGCGGTCTTCGCGATCGCGCTGACCGTGCGGGAGTTGCCCCGGGGCCGGGTCAGGACCCGCTGGGCGCTGCTGGTGCTGGGTCTGCTGTTCCTCGCCTACGCCGCCCTCGTACGCAAGAACGGCATCCCCGCCGCGATCCCGGTCTTCGCCCTGCTGGTCCTCGCCGCGTGGCCCGCCCCGGGCCGGCGCCGCTGGCTGGCCGCCACCGGTCTCTTCGTCGCCGTCGTGATGGGCGGCAGCGCCGCGGTGAACGCGGCCACCGCCCCGCTGGCCACGCGCGTGTACGCGGTGATTCCGGTGGACGACCTCGTCCACGTACTCACCCCGGAGCAGGTGCGTGCCGCCGCCGAACGGGCGGGTGCGGACGCGGACTTGCGGGACCGTATGGTCACCGCCGCCGTCACCTGCCAGAAGCGGAGCATCACCTCGGACGGGTACCTCCAGTGCTTCCCGCAGCGAAGGCCGTTCGATGTGACGTATCTGGACCGGCGTGCCGACGTGATCGTGCGCATGTGGGCGCAACAGATGCCGAAGCACTGGAAGGGCTATGCCGAGTACCGGGGGCGGGTCTTCACCAAGCTGCTCTTCCGGAGCAACCAGACCTTCTGGAACGGCACCCGTGTCAACGCCGGTGCCCGGCTGCACCCCGAGGTGCGCGAGCAGCCGTTGAACGACACGCTGCGGTTCGCCCTCCAGAACTACGTGACCGGTTTCGCCCGCGATCTGCCGATGCTCTTCCAGGGCTGGTTCTGGCTGGCCGTCTCGCTGGTGCTGGTGCTGCGTCGCCGGTGGGCCGGCCCGTACACCAGGGAGCTCCGGCTCCTCGGGGCGAGTTCGCTCCTGTACATCCTGGCCTATCTGCCCACCGCGCCGGAGTCCAACTACCGTTACGTGTACTGGCCGGCGCTCTCCGGAACCGTCGCGCTCGCCCTGATCGCGACCGCCTTCGTGGCGCGTCGCCGCGCGGTGGTCACCGGACCCGCCGTGCTGCCGGCCGGCCGGACCCCCGAGGCCGCGCCGGAGCCGGCCGCCCCGGCGGGTCCGCGCGAGGACACCGGTGCCGCCGTGTGACCCCGGACAGTGTCAGTCCTCCTCACACCGCCACGTACGTCACCGGCTCGCTTCCCGTCACCGCTTCCGCGCGTCCCAGCTTCACCAGCCGGCGCAGGTGTGATTCGGCCTCCGAGACGGCGATGTTCCTCGACCCGTAAGGGATCTGCTCCCAGGGGCGGTTCCACTCCATCCGTTCGGCCAGCTGCCACGGCGTGAGCGGTTCGGCGAGCAGCGCGAGGAGGCCCGTCAGGCGTTCCTCGTGGTGGTCCAGGAGCTCCTGTACGCGCCCTGCCGCGTCCGCGAACGCGTACTGATGGGCGGGCAGGACCTCGGCGACGCCGAGGCGGCCGATGCGTTCCAGGGAGTCGAGGTAGTCGCCCAGCGGGTCGGTGGCCGTCGCGTCGTCCGGGTCCTCGTAGAGGCCGACATGCGGGCTGATGCCGGGGAGCAGGTGGTCGCCGGAGAAGAGGCGGCCGCGGCCGGGGAGGTTGGCCGGGTGGTCCTCCTCCAGGTGCAGGCAGACATGGCCCGGGGTGTGGCCCGGTGTCCAGATCGCGCGCAGGGTGCGGCCCGCCAGGTCGAGGAGTTCGCCCGGCACGATCTCGCGGTCCGGGATCGCGGCCCGCAGGCCGGGCAGGGTGCGCATGCGGCCGCCCTTCTCGCGGGCGGCCAGCAGTGGGGCGATGTGGTCCTCGGGTGCGCCGACCGTCGCCAGCTTCGTCGCGAGGTAGGTGAGCCAGGTGCCGGGCTCCGACGCGCGGGTGCGGCGGACGATCGCCGTGTCGGCCGCGTGCATCGCGATCCAGGCCCCGGACACCTCGCGGACCTGGCCGGAGAGGCCGTGGTGGTCGGGGTGGTGGTGGGTGATGACCACGCCGTGGATGTCGGCGACGTCCACGCCCACGGTGGTCAGTCCGGCCGTGAGCGTGTCCCAGGCCTCCGGGTCGTCCCAGCCGGTGTCGATCAGGACCGGGCCCCGGTC
This genomic interval from Streptomyces sp. NBC_00464 contains the following:
- a CDS encoding winged helix DNA-binding domain-containing protein encodes the protein MKITARELNRATLSRQLLLARAPLSVLDGVRRVTALQAQHPASPYIALWNRLTDFAPAELDAAFTERAVVKATLMRITLHAVHAGDYPAFRAAMQPTLYASRLGARFADAGLTPADAEELVPELLAFARRPRTSAEMQAWAEERLGAEKKDGGWWGLKGYAPLHHAPTDAPWSFGLRPSFVAAADSDPAPRGRVVDAQALRTLILRYLAGFGPASIADVAQFAMVQRAPVRAVLQTMGDVVEQLQGPDGSALFDLPGASRPPADTPAPPRLMAMWDSVLLAYADRSRVIPPDYRPLVIRRNGDVLPTLLVDGYVAGVWRPTADGIEATAFHPLSAATWDGLATEAQSLTALLNDRETQVYSRYHHWWAKLSGEGEGEGEVEVRMLQPLPPAH
- a CDS encoding LysE family translocator; amino-acid sequence: MVSAERLLAFAVMSFLLIVIPGPSVLFVIGRALAQGRRAALTTVVGNTLGAYVLIVAVALGVGSIVERSVLVFTVLKLAGAAYLVYLGVKAWRQRGSLQAAFTGGGAAQSGRRTLWEGFAVGVANPKTIVFFAAVLPQFVDRTQGHVVVQMLVLGLVFNIIAVASDSLWGLVAATGRDWFARSPRRLSMVGGVGGLTMVGLGVSIAVTGRKD
- a CDS encoding MBL fold metallo-hydrolase, whose translation is MTQVINHGGGVHSIKVPIPDNPLGHTLVHLLDTDRGPVLIDTGWDDPEAWDTLTAGLTTVGVDVADIHGVVITHHHPDHHGLSGQVREVSGAWIAMHAADTAIVRRTRASEPGTWLTYLATKLATVGAPEDHIAPLLAAREKGGRMRTLPGLRAAIPDREIVPGELLDLAGRTLRAIWTPGHTPGHVCLHLEEDHPANLPGRGRLFSGDHLLPGISPHVGLYEDPDDATATDPLGDYLDSLERIGRLGVAEVLPAHQYAFADAAGRVQELLDHHEERLTGLLALLAEPLTPWQLAERMEWNRPWEQIPYGSRNIAVSEAESHLRRLVKLGRAEAVTGSEPVTYVAV
- a CDS encoding GNAT family N-acetyltransferase, translating into MITQPRDESRDEPVVLDAGELAADPQLEARFAESAHRILAGLVAGGAALGWVDPPSRDEVAELLGGVVSAVRAGDASLRTAYVDGALAGFGYWRRYTRPTHRPHADLEKLAVDGAAHGRGVGRALTAALIADARERDIEVLTLDARGDNTAALRLYRSLGFTEYGRLPDFVAVGEARYDKVFCMLDLRRPA